One segment of Parvularcula sp. IMCC14364 DNA contains the following:
- a CDS encoding RsmB/NOP family class I SAM-dependent RNA methyltransferase codes for MPERDGAADPRKGRAIEQLEALEEKMPGLAARRAALDILMLLRKGRTLDNAFSDCRTFSVLEGPDRSFAFNLVNTTLRRRGSLDQLIGEYLNKPLPKGAMEVQDILRLAATQAAFLETPAHAIAATSAELAGQKRETAGYKGLVNAIARKIAGRGKAQIEKLPLRADTPGWLWRSWERYYGATTAREIAAAHLAGVAPLDISLKPEADPDLFAGFENVSSFTPSHRRLPPNHAVPSLPGFNQGNWWVQDFASSLPVTMLGEVSGKQVLDLCAAPGGKTMQLAALGAQVTAVDNIGTRLKRVTENLARTKLSAETLKADILEWQPEALVDAVLLDAPCSATGTIRRHPDVVWNRTEDEVRTLARQQGTFIDRALEFLKPGGLLVYCVCSLQREEGEDQVRAALSRHQGLELVPLTREELTALPEAVTREGYLRTHPAMRVPEGSMDGFFAARLRKPSAPAAGDN; via the coding sequence ATGCCTGAACGTGATGGCGCGGCAGACCCGCGCAAAGGACGGGCGATTGAGCAGCTGGAAGCGCTCGAGGAAAAAATGCCAGGCCTTGCCGCGAGGCGCGCCGCGCTCGACATTCTCATGCTGCTGCGCAAAGGCCGCACCCTCGACAATGCTTTCTCGGACTGCCGAACCTTTAGCGTACTGGAAGGCCCGGACCGTTCGTTTGCCTTCAACCTCGTCAACACCACGTTGCGACGGCGCGGCAGCCTCGATCAGCTGATTGGTGAGTATCTGAACAAACCCCTGCCGAAAGGCGCTATGGAAGTGCAGGATATCCTGCGCCTGGCCGCGACGCAGGCAGCCTTCCTTGAAACGCCCGCACACGCCATTGCTGCAACATCAGCCGAACTTGCCGGACAGAAACGTGAGACAGCCGGATACAAAGGGCTTGTGAATGCCATCGCCCGCAAGATTGCCGGCCGAGGCAAGGCACAGATAGAAAAATTACCGCTTCGGGCAGATACGCCGGGCTGGCTGTGGCGCAGCTGGGAGCGCTATTATGGCGCAACGACAGCACGGGAAATCGCCGCCGCTCATCTTGCCGGCGTGGCACCGCTGGATATTTCTCTCAAGCCAGAAGCAGACCCTGACCTTTTTGCCGGCTTTGAAAATGTCTCAAGCTTCACCCCGTCCCATCGCCGCCTGCCCCCAAATCACGCAGTGCCGAGCCTGCCCGGATTTAATCAGGGCAACTGGTGGGTACAGGACTTTGCCTCCAGCCTGCCGGTGACCATGCTCGGAGAAGTCTCGGGCAAGCAGGTTCTGGATCTGTGCGCTGCACCAGGCGGGAAGACCATGCAGCTTGCGGCACTTGGCGCACAGGTTACCGCCGTGGATAATATCGGCACCAGATTAAAGCGCGTCACGGAGAACCTTGCCCGTACGAAGCTATCTGCCGAAACACTCAAGGCCGACATCCTTGAGTGGCAACCTGAGGCGCTTGTTGACGCTGTGCTGCTTGACGCACCCTGCTCCGCCACTGGCACCATCCGGCGCCACCCTGATGTGGTCTGGAACCGCACTGAAGATGAAGTACGCACCCTTGCACGCCAGCAAGGCACTTTTATTGATCGTGCGCTGGAATTCCTCAAACCCGGTGGATTGCTGGTCTATTGTGTCTGTTCGCTCCAGCGTGAGGAAGGCGAAGACCAGGTCCGCGCCGCCCTCTCCCGCCATCAGGGGCTTGAACTGGTGCCGCTCACCCGGGAAGAACTCACTGCACTGCCTGAAGCAGTCACACGGGAAGGCTATTTGCGGACACACCCCGCCATGCGGGTGCCGGAGGGCAGTATGGATGGGTTCTTCGCCGCAAGGTTGCGTAAACCATCTGCGCCGGCGGCAGGTGATAATTAA
- a CDS encoding Bax inhibitor-1/YccA family protein, translating into MNDFNRPYQADTTTTGVAYDEGLRSFMLGVYNYMTLGIAGTALIAMFMIGNPGLVNSISGVLPWLPFIGIIGLGFIAPRIIATGSPAVAHGAYWVYVFMWSMLIGPVVAMFVGVGWADLVYQAFFAAAAVFAGASLYGYTTKRDLSGMSQFLFMAGIGLLAAIILNFLFFKSGLFGFLTSCAVVLFASAVTMFETQMIKHMYREGMSESNSRASILGAFMLYGSFATLFINILNILGFARD; encoded by the coding sequence ATGAACGATTTTAACCGTCCTTATCAGGCAGACACCACCACAACGGGTGTTGCCTATGATGAAGGGCTCCGCAGCTTCATGCTGGGTGTCTACAATTACATGACCCTTGGCATTGCCGGCACAGCACTGATCGCCATGTTCATGATTGGCAATCCGGGCTTAGTAAACTCCATTTCCGGCGTGCTTCCATGGCTGCCCTTTATCGGCATTATCGGGCTCGGCTTTATCGCACCGCGCATTATTGCGACCGGCTCGCCCGCTGTCGCCCATGGCGCTTACTGGGTCTATGTCTTCATGTGGAGCATGTTGATTGGACCCGTGGTTGCGATGTTTGTCGGTGTCGGCTGGGCGGACCTTGTCTATCAGGCATTCTTTGCTGCTGCCGCTGTTTTCGCGGGTGCCAGCCTTTATGGTTACACCACAAAGCGTGACCTATCCGGCATGAGCCAGTTCCTGTTCATGGCAGGTATTGGTCTGCTGGCAGCGATTATCCTGAACTTCCTGTTCTTCAAAAGCGGTCTGTTTGGCTTCCTGACATCATGCGCTGTCGTGCTTTTTGCCAGCGCAGTGACCATGTTTGAGACCCAGATGATCAAGCATATGTATCGTGAAGGCATGAGCGAAAGTAACTCCCGCGCGTCCATCCTCGGTGCGTTCATGCTGTACGGTTCTTTTGCGACCCTGTTCATCAATATCTTGAACATTCTCGGCTTTGCCCGCGACTAG
- a CDS encoding YbjN domain-containing protein yields the protein MVGKTILSVAAAGLALAGSAIAAPPSDAPVSKPDELLYDYDVETIIPMLQELGLPWEGRTAPGGAKVVLSEAENGIKFVLAPAACVRAVDDGCYGVNMIAIFTGDADQRTVQAFNYKYPYTSAGIDKSGSAFISRYDIADFGTPRGNFARSLDVFLSQAAYFRDTLETATVTVNRAAYPGDMAANNLNLQTIISDEELALRVGIDTNGHEVSLEQTAAFISVLFEASEQVPEKIINDVAN from the coding sequence ATGGTCGGGAAAACAATTTTATCAGTCGCTGCAGCAGGTCTGGCTCTGGCCGGTTCAGCCATTGCGGCGCCACCATCAGATGCGCCGGTGAGCAAGCCGGACGAGCTATTATATGATTACGATGTCGAGACAATCATTCCTATGCTGCAGGAACTCGGTCTGCCATGGGAAGGACGCACAGCACCTGGCGGCGCCAAGGTTGTGCTGTCAGAAGCCGAGAATGGTATCAAGTTTGTTCTGGCACCCGCAGCGTGTGTACGGGCCGTGGATGACGGTTGTTATGGTGTGAACATGATCGCCATTTTCACTGGCGACGCAGATCAGCGCACAGTGCAGGCGTTCAATTACAAATATCCCTACACCAGTGCCGGGATAGATAAATCAGGCTCTGCTTTTATCAGTCGTTACGACATCGCCGACTTCGGGACACCGCGTGGCAATTTTGCCCGTTCACTTGATGTGTTTCTCAGTCAGGCAGCTTATTTCCGCGACACGCTTGAAACGGCGACTGTTACGGTCAATCGCGCAGCCTATCCAGGTGATATGGCGGCCAACAACCTCAACCTGCAGACGATTATCAGTGATGAGGAACTGGCACTGCGCGTCGGCATCGATACCAATGGCCACGAAGTCAGCCTCGAGCAGACGGCCGCCTTTATCAGCGTACTGTTCGAAGCCAGTGAGCAGGTACCGGAAAAAATAATCAACGATGTGGCGAACTGA